A genome region from Labilibaculum antarcticum includes the following:
- a CDS encoding MobC family plasmid mobilization relaxosome protein encodes MANFNKGGRPRKSTAQKKRYKVDVKMATEEYYVLKSKAQKANLTISEYMRQCIAVSSVRERITPEVQIYIRKLCGMANNLNQIARKANAQGYTNVRKEYIHLADQIDQLIDRL; translated from the coding sequence ATGGCAAATTTCAATAAAGGAGGACGTCCCAGAAAAAGTACTGCTCAGAAAAAACGGTATAAAGTAGATGTTAAAATGGCTACCGAAGAGTACTACGTCCTAAAATCAAAAGCCCAAAAAGCAAACCTGACCATCAGTGAGTACATGAGACAGTGTATTGCCGTTAGTTCGGTAAGGGAGAGAATCACTCCCGAAGTTCAAATTTATATCCGGAAATTGTGTGGCATGGCCAATAATTTGAATCAGATTGCCAGAAAAGCAAATGCACAAGGATACACAAATGTACGTAAGGAATACATTCACCTGGCTGATCAAATTGATCAGTTGATAGATCGCTTGTGA
- a CDS encoding glycoside hydrolase family 3 C-terminal domain-containing protein, protein MIQKRIIQSLFVVLISISGINAQTWKDPNAKLDERVDDLLSKLTLEEKINYCGSRIPEVKRLGIPSFEWYGEALHGIIGWNCTQFPQNIAMGSTWNPDLMYDVATAVSNEARALKNMGSKEVMMFSPTVNMARDPRWGRNGECYSEDPFLMSEMARMYIRGMQGNDPKYTKTVTTVKHYVANNVDKGREYIHSNINKKDLYEYYFPAYKTCIVDEEATGIMTALNGLNGVPCSAHNWAVNGVLRKEWGFEGYVIADWAAVQGIEKNMKYAKSQPEAAAMAIKAGVDQECFRNDKRQAPMVIALKPAIEQGLISEADLDVSVRRLLRLRFMTGDFDDPTLNPYSKIPASVMECDAHKKLALKAAEQAIVLLKNDNVLPLKKNTKSLAVIGPFANRCWMGIYSGFPKSQISPLDGLKKATSAKVSYAEGCDVLTDVDDDKKIAEAVELAKKSEQVILVVGNEETTSTENVDRNSLKLPGNQHKLIKAVQAVNKNIILVLVPSGPTAVTWEQENIPGIVCMWPNGQEQGTALANVLFGDVNPSGKLNSTWFKSDSDLPDFNDYNIQTGRTYMYFKGKPLYPFGYGLSYTNFKIDNVKLSSKKVNALGDVVVSANITNAGSMDGDEVVQVYIRDVKSTQKVPMKALKGFKRISVAAGQTKSAEFKLPYEAFAHYDTIQNRFVVEAGAFEIMVGNSSESIAEVKTVKVEGGDVPAIKVGQKSGYFNANDENRTQSWDCLYSDKSAMSSSVKDKDDGNEWVEYEITFVDPGFYVNAWEAELTFESATKEAIIETSMAGAMIGSYTIMNKQLKLPIRIPIPPEYGKPVRLKIKTMHGVVKHQSIKIIPPDGKVPFVISEIIKKSKND, encoded by the coding sequence ATGATACAGAAAAGAATCATACAAAGTTTGTTTGTCGTATTGATCAGTATTTCGGGCATTAATGCTCAAACCTGGAAAGATCCCAATGCGAAGCTCGACGAACGTGTTGATGATTTGTTGTCGAAATTGACACTAGAAGAGAAAATCAACTATTGTGGATCAAGAATCCCTGAAGTGAAGCGATTGGGTATTCCATCTTTTGAATGGTATGGTGAGGCACTTCACGGAATTATTGGTTGGAACTGTACCCAGTTTCCTCAAAATATTGCCATGGGAAGTACTTGGAATCCTGACTTAATGTATGATGTAGCTACTGCTGTATCAAATGAAGCACGGGCACTAAAGAATATGGGGTCAAAAGAAGTGATGATGTTTTCTCCTACCGTAAATATGGCGCGCGATCCTCGTTGGGGACGTAATGGAGAATGTTACAGCGAAGACCCTTTTCTAATGTCGGAAATGGCACGTATGTACATTCGGGGTATGCAGGGCAATGACCCCAAATACACCAAAACAGTAACTACCGTAAAGCATTATGTAGCTAATAATGTGGATAAAGGAAGAGAGTATATCCATTCTAATATCAATAAAAAAGACTTGTATGAATACTATTTTCCAGCCTATAAAACCTGTATTGTAGATGAGGAAGCTACAGGGATTATGACCGCATTAAACGGCTTAAACGGCGTACCCTGTTCGGCTCACAATTGGGCTGTAAATGGTGTGTTGCGCAAGGAATGGGGATTTGAAGGTTATGTAATTGCCGATTGGGCTGCTGTTCAGGGAATTGAAAAAAACATGAAGTATGCAAAAAGTCAGCCCGAGGCCGCTGCAATGGCTATAAAAGCTGGGGTTGATCAAGAGTGTTTTAGAAACGACAAGCGACAAGCACCAATGGTAATTGCCCTAAAACCAGCTATAGAACAAGGCTTAATTTCTGAAGCGGACTTGGATGTATCGGTGCGCAGATTACTTCGTTTGCGCTTTATGACTGGCGATTTTGATGATCCAACACTCAATCCTTACTCAAAAATTCCTGCAAGTGTAATGGAATGCGATGCGCACAAAAAACTGGCGCTTAAAGCTGCCGAACAAGCCATTGTACTGTTGAAGAACGATAATGTTCTTCCCCTAAAAAAGAATACGAAGAGCCTTGCTGTTATTGGACCTTTTGCCAATAGATGCTGGATGGGGATTTATTCAGGTTTTCCAAAAAGTCAAATTAGTCCGCTTGATGGATTAAAGAAAGCGACTTCTGCAAAAGTGAGCTACGCCGAAGGTTGTGATGTGCTTACTGATGTTGATGACGACAAAAAAATTGCTGAAGCGGTAGAATTGGCTAAAAAATCGGAGCAGGTAATATTGGTGGTTGGAAACGAAGAAACAACTTCAACCGAAAATGTTGACCGTAACTCATTAAAACTCCCTGGCAACCAGCACAAGCTGATAAAAGCTGTTCAGGCCGTAAACAAAAATATCATATTAGTGCTTGTACCTAGTGGACCCACAGCCGTAACATGGGAACAGGAAAACATTCCTGGTATTGTTTGTATGTGGCCAAATGGTCAGGAACAAGGAACGGCATTGGCCAATGTTTTGTTTGGTGATGTGAACCCCAGTGGTAAACTGAACTCAACATGGTTTAAGTCGGATAGCGACTTGCCCGATTTCAACGATTACAACATCCAAACCGGACGTACTTATATGTATTTTAAAGGCAAGCCTCTGTATCCTTTCGGTTATGGTTTGAGTTACACCAATTTCAAGATTGACAATGTAAAGCTTAGCAGTAAAAAAGTAAATGCTCTGGGAGATGTTGTGGTTTCTGCAAATATAACGAATGCAGGTAGCATGGACGGAGATGAGGTTGTTCAAGTGTATATCCGCGATGTTAAATCAACGCAAAAAGTACCAATGAAAGCTCTAAAAGGTTTCAAACGTATTAGTGTAGCTGCCGGACAAACAAAATCAGCTGAATTTAAACTTCCTTACGAAGCTTTTGCACACTACGATACCATTCAGAATAGATTTGTAGTGGAAGCTGGTGCCTTCGAAATAATGGTGGGTAACTCAAGTGAAAGTATTGCCGAAGTGAAAACGGTAAAGGTGGAAGGCGGAGATGTTCCAGCAATAAAAGTAGGACAAAAAAGCGGTTACTTTAATGCTAACGACGAAAACAGAACCCAAAGCTGGGATTGTTTGTACTCAGATAAATCGGCGATGAGCTCATCAGTAAAAGATAAAGACGACGGTAATGAATGGGTTGAGTACGAAATAACATTTGTAGATCCAGGATTTTATGTAAATGCGTGGGAAGCAGAATTAACCTTTGAGTCAGCTACCAAAGAAGCAATCATAGAAACGTCGATGGCTGGTGCTATGATTGGTTCCTACACCATCATGAATAAGCAATTGAAACTTCCTATCAGAATTCCAATTCCACCAGAATATGGAAAACCAGTACGATTAAAGATTAAAACCATGCATGGAGTAGTTAAACATCAATCAATAAAAATAATTCCTCCTGATGGTAAAGTACCTTTTGTGATTTCTGAAATTATTAAAAAATCAAAGAACGATTAA
- a CDS encoding glycoside hydrolase family 30 protein produces MKSKNVLLISFFILCPLLKGFAQAWGYNNHRIAISSDGNSAPDYAYKWPMGDPDDWGANAAILATLAKLEMQDKLVHFSYNNFIDAPAGPDSENQNKISCDGAIMRWQFDASKFFDVTTQLEQAKTHLAQEMLKSTAEDPLYFIHAGLSEFVYQVVEEVVKMNGLEALSHVKLISHSGFNENEKRRTWHHTWNDIQTLCGHRIQYYKIKDQNACNLRDVLWCSGHDFSPWHWMQVHQDKSIQWLYTRLKAHEMGKADISDVGMLYWLLTGDENGSPEKFKSFLGKGIPYAKQNIAIEAGIRPSVKVYAVKLNKGEASPLFEVEDDTKGKKVGWRNRIYIQPNVTFQTIEGIGGAFNEIGGEALLSLPKKEQEVVMNNLFSKDKAGFTFCRTAIGASDFGIDAYSYSMTPNDFDMEHFSIDRDENYLLPYIKSALAVNPYLTLFASPWSPPAWMKESGKMVGLQKEGNRMKSDPKVQKAYAQYLVKYVQAYAKAGVKIDRICIQNENDADTKYPSCVFPAKEMVAFANKYMSRAFKKNKIKTKIYAGTFRASDQMDLMDFVQCKNRNGIDGIGIQYTETKIINDARTLVPNMKIIHTEGDCYNGKNAAEEAGNRLKEVASYINSGSTNFTYWNMILNETTKSGWDWPQNSLINIDLKNGTVQYNPDYNAMFIISKFIQPGDVRIASVNRSNAHPIITLKSPDGTIKILVQNTAKTDDVFELVIGEKSIKVNVPAQAIAAVILK; encoded by the coding sequence ATGAAATCAAAAAACGTATTATTAATCTCCTTCTTTATTCTTTGTCCTTTGCTAAAAGGATTTGCTCAGGCCTGGGGATACAATAATCATCGGATTGCAATTAGTTCTGATGGAAACAGTGCGCCTGATTATGCCTACAAATGGCCAATGGGTGACCCAGATGATTGGGGGGCAAATGCTGCGATCTTAGCTACTTTAGCTAAGTTGGAAATGCAGGATAAGCTGGTGCATTTTTCCTACAATAATTTTATTGATGCTCCTGCTGGTCCAGATAGTGAAAACCAAAATAAAATTAGTTGTGATGGTGCGATTATGCGTTGGCAGTTTGATGCATCTAAGTTTTTTGATGTTACCACACAATTGGAACAGGCTAAAACTCATTTAGCTCAAGAAATGCTTAAATCGACAGCTGAAGATCCTTTGTATTTTATACATGCAGGTTTGTCCGAATTTGTATATCAGGTAGTAGAAGAGGTTGTAAAAATGAATGGTCTTGAGGCTTTAAGTCATGTAAAATTGATTTCGCACAGTGGCTTTAACGAGAATGAAAAACGAAGGACCTGGCATCACACATGGAACGATATTCAGACACTTTGCGGTCATCGCATTCAATATTATAAAATTAAGGATCAGAATGCATGCAATCTACGTGATGTATTGTGGTGTTCTGGTCATGACTTCTCTCCCTGGCATTGGATGCAGGTTCATCAGGACAAAAGCATTCAGTGGTTATATACCCGCTTAAAAGCACATGAAATGGGAAAAGCGGATATATCGGATGTGGGCATGTTGTATTGGCTTTTGACAGGCGATGAAAATGGCAGTCCTGAAAAGTTCAAATCATTTCTTGGTAAGGGCATCCCTTATGCGAAACAAAATATAGCTATTGAAGCTGGCATCAGGCCTTCGGTAAAAGTATATGCAGTAAAACTAAATAAGGGAGAAGCTAGCCCTTTATTCGAAGTAGAAGATGATACCAAAGGCAAAAAAGTTGGATGGAGAAATCGCATTTACATTCAGCCGAATGTTACTTTCCAAACTATAGAAGGTATCGGTGGTGCATTTAACGAAATTGGCGGCGAGGCACTACTTTCTCTTCCCAAAAAAGAGCAAGAGGTTGTCATGAATAACCTATTTTCGAAAGACAAAGCAGGTTTCACGTTTTGCCGTACAGCTATCGGAGCAAGTGACTTCGGAATTGATGCATACAGTTATTCCATGACACCCAACGATTTTGACATGGAGCATTTCTCGATAGATCGTGATGAAAACTATCTATTGCCTTACATCAAAAGTGCTTTGGCTGTTAATCCATATTTAACACTGTTTGCATCACCATGGAGCCCTCCAGCTTGGATGAAAGAAAGTGGTAAAATGGTAGGTTTGCAAAAAGAAGGCAACCGCATGAAAAGTGATCCTAAAGTTCAAAAAGCTTATGCCCAATATTTGGTGAAATATGTGCAGGCTTATGCAAAAGCAGGTGTGAAGATTGACCGCATTTGTATTCAGAATGAAAACGATGCCGATACGAAATATCCAAGTTGTGTTTTTCCAGCCAAAGAAATGGTCGCTTTTGCCAACAAATATATGTCTCGAGCTTTCAAGAAAAACAAAATCAAAACAAAAATTTATGCAGGAACGTTTAGAGCTTCTGACCAAATGGATTTGATGGATTTTGTTCAATGCAAAAATAGGAATGGGATAGATGGTATCGGCATTCAATACACCGAAACAAAAATTATTAACGATGCACGAACTTTAGTTCCCAATATGAAAATCATACATACAGAAGGTGATTGTTATAATGGAAAAAACGCCGCAGAGGAAGCAGGAAACAGATTGAAAGAAGTAGCCAGTTACATCAACAGCGGAAGCACCAACTTTACCTACTGGAACATGATTTTGAACGAAACCACCAAAAGCGGTTGGGATTGGCCACAAAACTCATTGATCAACATAGACCTCAAAAATGGAACGGTACAATACAATCCCGATTACAATGCCATGTTCATCATCAGTAAGTTTATTCAGCCGGGAGATGTGCGTATCGCATCTGTAAACCGAAGCAATGCTCATCCGATTATTACCCTAAAATCACCTGATGGAACAATTAAGATTTTGGTGCAGAATACAGCTAAAACAGACGATGTGTTTGAGCTTGTAATTGGCGAAAAGTCGATAAAAGTAAATGTTCCTGCTCAGGCGATAGCTGCAGTTATCCTTAAGTGA
- a CDS encoding relaxase/mobilization nuclease domain-containing protein, with protein MIAKIVKGQDFRGVVNYIFDRKKGTELLASDGLRTKNKETIIQSFVGQAELNPRLGKSVYHISLSFSAKDKELLSNELMAEVAKEYLGKMNICETQFLVARHFDKEHPHLHMIINRVDYHGKTISDRNDRHRSEKICKEITRKYGFYFAKGKEQVKVERLHEPDKTKYEIYNALKKYIPESGDWAELAMNLKEQGISIDFKTKGTTTEVQGVRFIKNGLSFNGSKIDRQFSFSKIDARLKQNVQEQIFSARKGDSLSTGFLRELLVQSQKQNYKDELHSKRKQIPRKKSKNKGLRRS; from the coding sequence ATGATAGCAAAGATTGTGAAAGGGCAGGATTTTAGGGGTGTTGTGAATTATATTTTCGACCGCAAAAAGGGGACGGAATTGTTGGCCAGTGATGGTTTGCGGACCAAAAATAAGGAGACGATTATTCAAAGTTTTGTTGGACAAGCAGAATTGAATCCAAGACTTGGTAAATCGGTGTATCATATCTCTCTTTCGTTCTCGGCAAAAGACAAGGAACTTTTATCGAATGAATTGATGGCAGAGGTAGCCAAAGAATACTTGGGGAAAATGAATATCTGTGAAACACAGTTTTTGGTTGCCCGTCATTTTGATAAGGAACATCCACACCTGCACATGATCATCAACAGGGTGGATTATCATGGGAAAACCATATCGGATCGGAATGACAGACACAGAAGTGAAAAAATCTGTAAGGAGATTACACGAAAGTATGGTTTCTATTTTGCCAAAGGGAAGGAGCAGGTTAAAGTGGAGCGACTTCACGAACCCGATAAGACCAAATATGAAATCTACAATGCTTTGAAAAAATACATCCCTGAAAGCGGCGATTGGGCTGAATTAGCTATGAATTTGAAAGAGCAGGGCATCAGCATCGATTTTAAAACAAAAGGAACAACGACGGAGGTTCAAGGGGTTCGATTTATAAAAAATGGTTTGAGTTTTAATGGTTCGAAAATAGACCGGCAGTTCAGTTTTTCGAAGATTGATGCTCGATTAAAACAAAATGTACAGGAGCAAATATTTTCAGCTCGAAAAGGAGATAGTCTATCTACAGGATTCCTTCGGGAATTGCTTGTGCAATCTCAAAAGCAAAATTATAAGGATGAATTGCATTCCAAACGGAAACAAATACCGCGAAAAAAATCTAAGAATAAAGGTCTAAGACGGTCATGA